From the Bombus huntii isolate Logan2020A chromosome 4, iyBomHunt1.1, whole genome shotgun sequence genome, the window CGGAAATTAAAGGAGGATCTTTATTTCCATTTGATTTTGTTGAATGCATATTGGCACTTTGTAGAGAAAATGTATTAACATCAgatgtaatttcttttaaattgtttttattGTCATTTGACAATCGAGTTAAAGGAGTATCCATTATTGATTGTAGTGAGATGCTACTTTTTCCTGAAgaatctttttcaatttcttgaGACAGTAGAAACGCGAGACAGCCTATAGCACTGATGCGAAGTTCTGGATTAGAATCCTTCATTGCAACACAGATAGATGAAAGTACAGCTTCTGGTCCACGCAATTCTAAAGCGGTCTGtattgtttcaaaatgttgatTTTCTGTTAACGAAAGTATGgctataaaattgaaaatttcggTCCAGAGTTTATTTCGCACAGAGATCAGTTGCGATGTGTTATTACCTGCGTaaacattatttaatttatataaaacttaCTGCATACATACACAAATGAATCTGTTCTTTTTTAACTTACAATATAAATCatcatttaaaaaacaaaataacatGTAAAGTGAGTCAACTGAAAAGCTAGCTACAAGAGAATATTCATTACTGTTTGTAATACAGTTTGTTAAAACTCTACAAATGCTGATATACATTTCCAATATGTCACAATAATGTGTTAAATTCCTTTTACTTTCAACATCTTTAGGTATTTCATTAATGCATCTACAAAAGTTGAAGtatatattagaaaaattctaaaatcttTCCAGACacagatatacatatatataataagtttaattacccaattaaatatttgtcaaTAGAATGTTCATAAATTTGATGAACAACTTCTTGTTTTCCTATaagtattaaattatttagtaATCTACAAACAGCTGATATCAATGATGGTGTTGCTACCAATTGTAAATAATGGTCCATCTCTGTAGTTGTTGATTCTTTGACAGaaactaaaaaatattaattaatatttacagtcatacaatttaatttataaattattttcaattgtttAAACAGTAGTTAAAAAAGCGTTAAAAAAGTACACATACGAGGTTGTAATTCATCGTGACAATTATACAGATGTGAGATTGCACGTGGTACTAATGATGTACAACCTGACTGCATGCTATGAATAGATGGGACTTTCCCAGTTTCTTGCTCTTGATTATTCATATGATCACAGTCCAGAGAAGTagacatataaatattagaacaTAGTACacttatttcataataagtGTTGTTTtgttctatatatattaaaatagcATTTGCTTTCAAAGAATCCATCTACATAAGTGGatataatagtaaataaaGAATCATATTTAGAATTTACTTTTACCGTAATAGaaagatataatatttacttacatattgaaaaatgatagaattgcaattttttattaaactgCTAAGTGCACAACATGCTTGTTCCCTAACAATGCATGACTCTTCTCTACTGATAATGCATTGAAGTAATGCCTGACATAATTCGCTTGGTGCTAGTGCTATAGAATTCAATAATTGAGAAGCTGTATGTAAATTACTCATTAGACCTGCTAATAGTTGTAAAGCAGAAGCACGAACCAAAGGATCTCGATTTTGCCACAACATAGGTAACCAATTCAACATACGATCTTCTTCATACcaaaattgtacaaaaatctagtaatatttataccatataccgttaaTAGTATcattataaatagaaatatttaattaagttaaacttttatttatacttacGTTTTTATTGAAGTTTATTTGCATTTGATATAACAAATGATTGAGACATATAATAGAATTTCTGGTTATAGATAAGCCCATAAAGCTTATTGTTCCAGCCCCATGGAAGGATATAATGAGTTCGATTAATGTATTTCctaatgatattaataaatttttgcaatttgtCCAATGACACTTTCCAATTAAATATGTTAAACATGTTAACAGCCAATCAAGGTAAGCTGTAAagaattgatttattttaatttaaatgataAGGATATAATATcgtggaaaaaagaaatttacctaaattataaaaatgttgttGGTCTCCTAAACATAAAGTGGAGACAATTAATTCAATAAAGTGTAGCCAAACGTCTTGGTCTTCTAAAGTAGATCTTTCTGATTGTCCTATGGCTGAACATGTGCCAGCTAACTTCAATATAGATTGATGTACGTTTTGATTATCTAATTCCGAGCTTTTTAATAATTCGGTTAGAGATTTAGTTATATTtgtcattattttattagtcCATTTATACTTTCCTAATATAACacaatacaaatattttcactGTGTTTCAAATGATAcataaattctattaattatttaaattttaccatcttttgtaatattgatataaaactgtagaaaatttaaaacttCAACAAATAAATCACAATCCTCTTTACTTGCGGGTTGTGAAAGTAAAAATCGTTCAAACGTTTGTTCCCATGGTAATAGGCTTATGTCTTTTATTTCCTcacatttttccattttataaagttttatatgcctaaaaaaaaaaaaaaaaaaaaatgactagcgaattaataacaattctttataaaaaaattaaatcatAAATGGTCATTATAAAAGTATTGCAAATAGTGATTACATTGTAAGATAATCAAGTGCACATGAAACTGAGTCATGGGTAGTTGAATTTTGTATATTGTACAGTTGTTGTTGACAGCTATAATGAGGAAAGCTAAGACGTAAGactaaaaattcattttctagaatttttagtttttttGATATATTAGAATCCTGAAGATCATTAAAATGTTTCCAAAGCACATTTATACCACCATTCCATTCCCATATCCAATATTGTCTTATAAATGTTAATACCAGTGAGTCATTGCCATGAAGAActagaaaataagaattacAGACTAGTAATATTGATCTTTAAGATATAAACgatcaatatatttaaaatgtttaattaagtCTATAATTTACCAGACATATCTGATCGTCTATGTCTACTTATTTTCCAATGCGATTTACAAAGAAATGGTAATTTCATTTTagatacaataatataaggcaaagaaatattcagttgattataattttctgtatatttttcacTCAATCTCATaatgtattcattataaagtaataagcATAATAATTGTGAACCATCAGTTTTAATACATTCATTATTTGGAAATAGAAAAAGacctaaaaaatattttttagtaatatagtaataaaatttattttgaatcTTTTGTCGCACTTACTTCTcgttatatttgataaaacaTTAATACGAATGGACAAATCCTGACGTATAGAACATTCAGAGGATGCTAGTAGTTTTAGTATAGTAATTATAGGAATGACAGAATCTGGATAATTAACATATTCTTTTTCAACCTAAAAAATGATGTCATTTAGGTAAAATGAGAAAGACTATTTAAGGAATTATATAGCATAGATATTATACAATCTTACTAGAGCACTGTTAAATATGTTCAAGATCAACGATAATCCATTTTCCGTAATAAATAACTTGTGTAAAGAAGAATCTGTAAGCATAACGCTAATTTGTACTAATGCTGATTTACGTATTTTAGGATCGACATTCGGCTCATTTAGCATTTCAAGTACAGATAATAAATTACTCCTCTGTAAAAACATTGACTGTATTATTTCTGTATTGAccatatataaaatttacaatgcgtggaataatttttaaatgtatgaaatgtaataaaatatgtaaccTGATAACTGCCTTCAGATCTTTTAAAAACCCTTTGACGATCAAATATACAAAGTGAGCTAAGAGGTAAATCGTGTAGGGATGATAATCGTGGTAATTTTTTAACTGAATCCTTTTCTTTTCCAAGAAGCCAAATCAATCTACAAACGGCTTCGTATCTAATATCCTCATCCGACGAAAATAAGAACCTTAAATTACCTTTCAAAACCTTTTAAATAAACATGTATTTTTTCAAACTATTTTAAGACTTATGAATATAAGAAATGTACTTTtccaataataaattataacatattacctcgATATATGGCAATTGTATATTAGTAGAAACATCAGGATCAAAGATTTTTGTTACACATTGACCTAAGGTTGAGGAAGGATAAGCATGACATTGTAAAAAAGGCAATACTTGTACTATGGCTTCTAGAGATTTTAACCATCCATTTTCTCCCATCTGTAATCTTCCTTTTAATATGTAAACTAATATTTCTTCAGACATTTCCTTgatctaaaaaaaaatataaataattgtttgcagattgcatatcatttAAGCTAAATTTACTCATAAGATTTCATCTTACCCTTTTGTCATCGTGTGTTACACCATAGGATATGATTTCAATTAACACagataattcaaataaaaatgcCAGATTTTCCCATGATAACTTTTCTTTGTTATATTCTACTCCTAAAATACTTTTAACTAAAGTATGACATTCAAAATATGTGGCATATTGTATATCAGTATCTGCATTTGCTAATAaacttaatattaattttgtagcTAATGTTTGGTCTTCATTACTTGGAGAATACCTTAAacgttaaataaattatattgcaATAACTAAGTTgttttaataacaataaaatttccaaattcatATAATTCACAAAAAGAATATACCTAttcatattttgtaaaaattcgatagttttcttaataataccaaaattTTTGTGATAAGGTAAACTTAATTTTGAAGCATACAACATTTTTAAAACTTCCGAATGAGATGAATTAggtgtattttttattatgtatatagttGCTTGTATCGACTTTGTTATCAGTCTTGTTTCGTCGaatgttttaatatatataatttcatcgCTACCTTGAAATTGCTGTTAAGTGTAcaacaataaattattagaCTAATTAGATTTTCTCTAATTAGTTAAAAAAAAGTTAGAAATTACATACACGGCCGTATTCTTGTAATATAGAGTGTAGTTTtggatataaaaaataaatagcaGCATCCATTATAGCTACACATATTGATGTTTTAAGTGATTTAGGGAAGATAACATCCGCTATTTCTAGAGGAACTATGTGGCTTAAAAGTTTCATTGTAATACTTATAAGGTGTAAATACGTTATTCTAAAATCATCTATTGTGCTAtaatttccaaaatattctaTGACTTCTCCTAGCATGCCAAATAATACTTTCATGTCTTCAATTACTTTTAAAGCAATATCATCATTGCAAAGCCAAACATTTGGCATGACGCTTATGACGAGTACTTGTACCAGTTCATATATTACGTCTGTTACATACTTAGTACTTCTTAATATAAGTGTTGAATTAGTAGAAATACTCAATTGAGATATAACACGTTTTAAAGTTTCAATGCAAAAGATTGGTATAAGCATTTGTTGTAATTGTAAAATAGAATCATCAATGTTATCTGATACACTTTGACTTCTTTCGCTTGTTCCctaaataatatacaaaacattAGTAGGTACATAAATGtttataaagtatttaaatacttACAGTAGATTGATATGCTTGATAATTAACTTCTGGAAATCCTCCATCAGGACTATCTCTTGTTTCAGAAGGAGAATAAACATTATTGCTTAATTTTTCTgccaataactgaaaaatgtattctttataaatatattatgctGTACTCGAGTATTATAATTAAGTATTAAATTTAAactgtatttatttactttttgttttttatttgcaATACACGGTTCACAATAATAATAGATTCGTAATCTTAAAGATCGTGTTAATTTGTGGAGTGTTTTCAATACCATTGGtattatatttctaaaattgGCATTTGTGATATTTGCACTAGATTCTAAAAGATTATGTAATAtctgaaatttaatattgtattattaaatactaattattaaatatcaataCAATATCATAACACTTTAATGAAAAGCTTAAATATTCACAAAAACAATTGCTGGTCTTTGAAGAAAAACTTCTGCTGGAAAATCCTGCATCATCACGTTTGTTATAAATTGACATGTATGTAATATAAGATTTGCATCTAAGCTATTATTTAGGGCTTCTTCAACTGCTGCTAAGACACCTCTATCTGAAGTGACTAAAGGTTGCCATGGCATGATTAACCATTTAATACCACCTTCAGTAGCTTTAGATATCGGGGTTCCATCTCCACATTCTAATGTTAAGTCAAATGGTACTgtactataaattatatgtattagacaagaaatataagaaatttcatataaaacaaaataaaaagattacaCATATATAATTATCATACTGTGAAAAACATATTTAGGATATTTACCTGTTCAAAGCAGAGGTAGTAGTAAGCCCATTTTGAGATTTGTTATTTCCATTATATTCATAATCTTTTATACGTGTTCTATGCCTGTCGTAATCGATAAATCCTAATGTTGGACAGCTAGGAtccttaaaaagaaatttgaatgACAAACTTGTTTCAATATActtacaaatataattaaaattaaaagtagATATAAGAACCTTTATAGTTTTTGAGTTTGATGATATTGTTTGTAACTTATCTGAACAAAGAACAGCTtcttcaatttcatttaatttttcataccATTCTGAACCTAATTTCCTTCTTAATTCCTGAAGTTCATTTTGAAGTCTTAATTTACCAAATGTATTTAAGTGACTTCTATCATCTGtcttacaaaatatataataatatgcaATTATAAgtttttaaatgtaatttttattgtgagatattataatttctaaattattagAAGTACAATTATCGTTTGTTAGTATTTGAATCATTGATTAATGAATAAATGAATGAaactaaatttttaaatacctTTAATAAACGAAGTAATAAATCTAAAACCTTCTGTGTCTCTGAGAAGGCTTCAAATGAAAACCAGTTAAATAACTTTgttattaattctttttttacagcATCGCAATCGCAACCAAAACCAAGAttgtattttgaaataatattatctaGTGCTCTCAATCGAATTTCCTCGATATTATGACCTGGaaagattaataaattttatgctCATCTTTTGTTttgctatagcatataataaaaaattggtaaagtatttatatttacttaaTTTTCTAACGTGTGCCGCTGATATTCCGCTCATGTTTGACATCTGCTTAACACATATTGAACTGTCACGTTTTAGGTTAACTGTTCCAAAtgttttgaatatttcacCGCCAAATATCGTGAGCATTATGGGTAACTCTGgctacatttttatgaaagGTTACATTCTATCTAAATctatgtataaatttatatttttcatgtaaTACATGAacgcaataaaaattatatttttattacgtgCGAAATTGTCGAAATATTCGATTAAAAGCTTTCATGTTTACCTTGTATTATAGTTTTCAACGTATCAGTGGAAATGCGACTTTAGTTCATTTATGATTATATGCCATCTACCGGTGAAAGTATGAAGATAAACTGAAGTGTAACTTAAACGTATGCTCATCTATATAccttattatttaaatttcccgCGCACGCGCAAATCAACGAAATATTTGTTCAATCGAATTTGATGCAGTATCAACACGATATAATACGACTTCACCAGGGAAGAAGCAAGCCCATGTTCCATGATTTCCTTAAGGGCGTTTCTATTTAGAATCTTCACTGAGATTTTTTGAGCTTAGCATCCTGAAAAGGGACCCCTCCAAACTATATTctataaatgatatatatatatatatatacagttaCTGTAAGCACATGTAATATTTTGGCATAAAAGTTTCACGCAAATAGACGAAAGACAGtaatgtatgtaataataCATTTATGCGATATAATTTGTGCGTATAGCTTTTTATTAAAGTCTAAATATAGGAACATCTTTTTTACCTCGCAGAGCACAGATTTTTCATCTCATGctgttaatttctttctttgcaTCTGTAGCAGCTCGTTCACAGTATTGTCGACACTGttgtatctttttattacAGAATGAATCGTTGATTCATTTCTGTTTAGAGATTTCCcgatttctttatttgtcTTCCTTTATTCAACATGTAACGATACATTCTCTGTTAGGTTCAATCATTTCCTGTTTATTGCCATTCGTGACTTTCAATTATGAACTATGGATACGTAATATATAGATGGCActaaagaaagtaaaattgaAAGTAATTCATTTTGTTCTTCAAACGGGAAACTGGCGAAAGAggtaaaagaaagatttcaaatatttttaatagcaataagaataaaattaactGGAGGAATTCGGTATTAAtagaaagataataaaaagataGCCCTAATGTCATCGATTCGAAAGTAAACGCAGTTTCTTTATCCTAAACAAGAGTTTTTactttatcattttcttttaaatgcGAAATTACTTAGTAAGAATAATGGAAATTGGTTTGTCTCAAGTCGACGACATCAAGACAACAACGACGTTTCGAAAGGACCTTTTAATCACCTCACGAAATTTCAAGGATAATAATTCGAAGCACATGCCTTCCACTAATGGGGTCGGTGTGTAGGTATTACAATCGCATTAATCTCACAACACTGATTTAGATAATTATGTACACGTCATTTAACTGCATATAAACGTACAAAAAGGATTAAAACTAACCATCGAATCGTTGGTAATCGTCTCGGGAGCGTCTCACTCTCTCTTTTCGGTCTCgaaatttccttttcttccgTTTTTCTTTACGCTCCTGTTCAATCCGGCGCTCGTACGAGTCGCTCGGTTTAGCGCCAACttatataaattgttttcTCGCGTGAAACAAACGCTGTACATTTTTGATAAGAAGTCTATGCAGGTGTCTGATACGGAGAAGACGTTAAAGCAAAATCGTGGATTATCTTCTCCCTACAAACACGTGTACCACGTTCCCAGGTTTTAtgcgaaattaatttctacaGGTAAAAATGCATCTAGTTCTTTGGAATTCACGCgacatatatacagggtggttggtaactggtggtacaagcggtaaggggatgattctacgcgaaaaaagaggtcgaaaatatagaataaaaattttttttttaattttttttttttttttaaatttttccatcgaggcaacgatctacagtgagatccgttataacgagacgcgataaagtgcgcgcgtaccgagcgaaaattcaaagtcgattttctcgaaaacaaagcctcgagcgaaaaatttttattctatattttcgacttgttttttcgcgtagaatcaccccctttccgcttgtaccaccagttaccaaccaccccgtatatatatgtatatatatgtaacatacaacttataaaataaaaatgaacttttatttacttttattccTTTTCCTTTTACAGAAACGATGCATTCTTTACAAGATTCTGGcaaataatacgttaaataTACAGAATGTAAGTAAAAGAGGGAGAGtcacataatatatatatatatatatattagtttGCAGtacttaaattttaattatatatcttttatgaTACGAGTACTAGAAACCTTGCACAAGATCATATTAGCGGCGTAAAagtaagaaggaaaaaaaatgtattcgTTCGAAATCGTCGATTCGGTTAACGATGCTTACATCGTTACAATTGATTTTAATAAACAACGACCGATTTCTTTGCTTCTTACGCTGCGATACATACAATAGTTACAAAAATGTACGCGTATATTAGTACGGTTAAGAACACCTGTATGTATGAGATCGATGATCTACCGGGTCGTTCGCTATTTCATAAATCAATAGGACATTACAAGTTCAAGCGATCGATAAAacgaatacaaattttattgctTTCAGAGTTCCGTTGTTCTAAGTAATACGTCGGTATATCAGCCGTGCAATaaacagagaaagaaaagagaaagagaaaagaatcgCGCAATCACCAATATCGATGACATGAAAATTTTACGCAATCGAAATCTAAATCGATTTTACGAGCTGTACTATCGTGTTATTATTTACGGGATACATTAACGGTCTATTAAATCGTAAGTAACCACGTTAAATCACCGTTCAATTAACCGTTCAATTAAGAAACTTAAAGGTACATCGAAGAAAGattaaatatacgtatatatccAGATCGTGAAATATACTTTATCGGTTTACAAACATTTCTATCGACGTGTTGATGTTGTTGCGTGGCACGAAAGAAGTTAAACTCCGAAAATTCGATTTTATATAGAGAACTTCTCGATGCCAATAGAAGTGTAGGAAACTTAAGAGCAGCTAAACTTATAACAAAGGATACGACGACACGGTAAAGCTCGTAAACGTCGGAACAGGTGATTGATCGAATCGAAACGAGCTGAGGCGTGAGATTGTATTTTTTAGTGCACGTCTGCATCAAATCGTAGTGAATCGATTACATCGTTTCACGACGATGCGCCAGCGAAGTATACACGTGTATCGATGTCTAATTTCTCGTTAAGGATCGCGTATTAAGGTTTCCCTCGAAATTCCTGCGGCGGTGCGCGTCGAACGAAACGTGCATCTTCTCTCCACCGCGTCTCCATTGCTCTTGCTCAAAGAAACGCAACCGTAATTGAACTTTGGtcactttcttcttcttcttcttttttttttgttgtataaattCGATCTTTGTAAAAAAATGACTTTTGGTCTAATTCGTTGATACCGTTTACGTGTACATAGTACGCATACCTAATCGGTACACGCAAGCAGTTTCGTGCACTTGAAAAAGCGCAAAAGTGCGAAGATCGGCGAGTTTTTTACGCTCTCGTTTTCATAGTACGAGAGAAAAGACGCGGAATTATTTAGAATTGCCCGTTCAGCCTATTCGACCGACCGAGATTCAAAGCTTGCGATACATCCTCTTTGGATCTGGGATTGACGTTTCGACACAAGGCAATCCGTGTTTCGCTCGATTGGTTTCGATTGATGGTAAAGCAAGCGTGATCGACGATAAATTGAAC encodes:
- the LOC126864602 gene encoding rotatin isoform X3, which produces MLTIFGGEIFKTFGTVNLKRDSSICVKQMSNMSGISAAHVRKLSHNIEEIRLRALDNIISKYNLGFGCDCDAVKKELITKLFNWFSFEAFSETQKVLDLLLRLLKTDDRSHLNTFGKLRLQNELQELRRKLGSEWYEKLNEIEEAVLCSDKLQTISSNSKTIKDPSCPTLGFIDYDRHRTRIKDYEYNGNNKSQNGLTTTSALNSTVPFDLTLECGDGTPISKATEGGIKWLIMPWQPLVTSDRGVLAAVEEALNNSLDANLILHTCQFITNVMMQDFPAEVFLQRPAIVFILHNLLESSANITNANFRNIIPMVLKTLHKLTRSLRLRIYYYCEPCIANKKQKLLAEKLSNNVYSPSETRDSPDGGFPEVNYQAYQSTGTSERSQSVSDNIDDSILQLQQMLIPIFCIETLKRVISQLSISTNSTLILRSTKYVTDVIYELVQVLVISVMPNVWLCNDDIALKQFQGSDEIIYIKTFDETRLITKSIQATIYIIKNTPNSSHSEVLKMLYASKLSLPYHKNFGIIKKTIEFLQNMNRYSPSNEDQTLATKLILSLLANADTDIQYATYFECHTLVKSILGVEYNKEKLSWENLAFLFELSVLIEIISYGVTHDDKRIKEMSEEILVYILKGRLQMGENGWLKSLEAIVQVLPFLQCHAYPSSTLGQCVTKIFDPDVSTNIQLPYIEVLKGNLRFLFSSDEDIRYEAVCRLIWLLGKEKDSVKKLPRLSSLHDLPLSSLCIFDRQRVFKRSEGSYQRSNLLSVLEMLNEPNVDPKIRKSALVQISVMLTDSSLHKLFITENGLSLILNIFNSALVEKEYVNYPDSVIPIITILKLLASSECSIRQDLSIRINVLSNITRSLFLFPNNECIKTDGSQLLCLLLYNEYIMRLSEKYTENYNQLNISLPYIIVSKMKLPFLCKSHWKISRHRRSDMSVLHGNDSLVLTFIRQYWIWEWNGGINVLWKHFNDLQDSNISKKLKILENEFLVLRLSFPHYSCQQQLYNIQNSTTHDSVSCALDYLTMHIKLYKMEKCEEIKDISLLPWEQTFERFLLSQPASKEDCDLFVEVLNFLQFYINITKDGKYKWTNKIMTNITKSLTELLKSSELDNQNVHQSILKLAGTCSAIGQSERSTLEDQDVWLHFIELIVSTLCLGDQQHFYNLAYLDWLLTCLTYLIGKCHWTNCKNLLISLGNTLIELIISFHGAGTISFMGLSITRNSIICLNHLLYQMQINFNKNIFVQFWYEEDRMLNWLPMLWQNRDPLVRASALQLLAGLMSNLHTASQLLNSIALAPSELCQALLQCIISREESCIVREQACCALSSLIKNCNSIIFQYMDSLKANAILIYIEQNNTYYEISVLCSNIYMSTSLDCDHMNNQEQETGKVPSIHSMQSGCTSLVPRAISHLYNCHDELQPLSVKESTTTEMDHYLQLVATPSLISAVCRLLNNLILIGKQEVVHQIYEHSIDKYLIGCINEIPKDVESKRNLTHYCDILEMYISICRVLTNCITNSNEYSLVASFSVDSLYMLFCFLNDDLYCNNTSQLISVRNKLWTEIFNFIAILSLTENQHFETIQTALELRGPEAVLSSICVAMKDSNPELRISAIGCLAFLLSQEIEKDSSGKSSISLQSIMDTPLTRLSNDNKNNLKEITSDVNTFSLQSANMHSTKSNGNKDPPLISEKPADYEVEGNEIAMSKELCNILLHLFIAHNYNRSKKNKKLNEDKDLIISALTNLLCVSNTAKQVALEENLPDTTLMILKESYVRLNLQPFELFKNQIDREKKIHPLLRDMNAILVLLMNFMYGSTEVKVALTKAGLADVLHKLWAWIALNKTVSTTALKLLATYTTKCTTAAQSLTLTTILPGTGLRKTPNTLALIHVIIQLVCKEIDKAGQLFDNHKLHFAFHVLRNAIHVHECRVSISKSNLLQFFTKIHPITTKRTKPWPLVELYCLEFLIDFTYYEEGQICVPKAVDGLDVLLQLSKYSSSSNRILAISILRNLAFNMTNRPRLLSSVDFINVLHDIFKNGSLVEIRIAGSMLWSLISNNQKGKLIVRSAGFSQSIQEALGRITLLNVDDKKEEEDLLKMLQYILKILSPVDTKAD
- the LOC126864602 gene encoding rotatin isoform X4, yielding MPWQPLVTSDRGVLAAVEEALNNSLDANLILHTCQFITNVMMQDFPAEVFLQRPAIVFILHNLLESSANITNANFRNIIPMVLKTLHKLTRSLRLRIYYYCEPCIANKKQKLLAEKLSNNVYSPSETRDSPDGGFPEVNYQAYQSTGTSERSQSVSDNIDDSILQLQQMLIPIFCIETLKRVISQLSISTNSTLILRSTKYVTDVIYELVQVLVISVMPNVWLCNDDIALKVIEDMKVLFGMLGEVIEYFGNYSTIDDFRITYLHLISITMKLLSHIVPLEIADVIFPKSLKTSICVAIMDAAIYFLYPKLHSILQEYGRQFQGSDEIIYIKTFDETRLITKSIQATIYIIKNTPNSSHSEVLKMLYASKLSLPYHKNFGIIKKTIEFLQNMNRYSPSNEDQTLATKLILSLLANADTDIQYATYFECHTLVKSILGVEYNKEKLSWENLAFLFELSVLIEIISYGVTHDDKRIKEMSEEILVYILKGRLQMGENGWLKSLEAIVQVLPFLQCHAYPSSTLGQCVTKIFDPDVSTNIQLPYIEVLKGNLRFLFSSDEDIRYEAVCRLIWLLGKEKDSVKKLPRLSSLHDLPLSSLCIFDRQRVFKRSEGSYQRSNLLSVLEMLNEPNVDPKIRKSALVQISVMLTDSSLHKLFITENGLSLILNIFNSALVEKEYVNYPDSVIPIITILKLLASSECSIRQDLSIRINVLSNITRSLFLFPNNECIKTDGSQLLCLLLYNEYIMRLSEKYTENYNQLNISLPYIIVSKMKLPFLCKSHWKISRHRRSDMSVLHGNDSLVLTFIRQYWIWEWNGGINVLWKHFNDLQDSNISKKLKILENEFLVLRLSFPHYSCQQQLYNIQNSTTHDSVSCALDYLTMHIKLYKMEKCEEIKDISLLPWEQTFERFLLSQPASKEDCDLFVEVLNFLQFYINITKDGKYKWTNKIMTNITKSLTELLKSSELDNQNVHQSILKLAGTCSAIGQSERSTLEDQDVWLHFIELIVSTLCLGDQQHFYNLAYLDWLLTCLTYLIGKCHWTNCKNLLISLGNTLIELIISFHGAGTISFMGLSITRNSIICLNHLLYQMQINFNKNIFVQFWYEEDRMLNWLPMLWQNRDPLVRASALQLLAGLMSNLHTASQLLNSIALAPSELCQALLQCIISREESCIVREQACCALSSLIKNCNSIIFQYMDSLKANAILIYIEQNNTYYEISVLCSNIYMSTSLDCDHMNNQEQETGKVPSIHSMQSGCTSLVPRAISHLYNCHDELQPLSVKESTTTEMDHYLQLVATPSLISAVCRLLNNLILIGKQEVVHQIYEHSIDKYLIGCINEIPKDVESKRNLTHYCDILEMYISICRVLTNCITNSNEYSLVASFSVDSLYMLFCFLNDDLYCNNTSQLISVRNKLWTEIFNFIAILSLTENQHFETIQTALELRGPEAVLSSICVAMKDSNPELRISAIGCLAFLLSQEIEKDSSGKSSISLQSIMDTPLTRLSNDNKNNLKEITSDVNTFSLQSANMHSTKSNGNKDPPLISEKPADYEVEGNEIAMSKELCNILLHLFIAHNYNRSKKNKKLNEDKDLIISALTNLLCVSNTAKQVALEENLPDTTLMILKESYVRLNLQPFELFKNQIDREKKIHPLLRDMNAILVLLMNFMYGSTEVKVALTKAGLADVLHKLWAWIALNKTVSTTALKLLATYTTKCTTAAQSLTLTTILPGTGLRKTPNTLALIHVIIQLVCKEIDKAGQLFDNHKLHFAFHVLRNAIHVHECRVSISKSNLLQFFTKIHPITTKRTKPWPLVELYCLEFLIDFTYYEEGQICVPKAVDGLDVLLQLSKYSSSSNRILAISILRNLAFNMTNRPRLLSSVDFINVLHDIFKNGSLVEIRIAGSMLWSLISNNQKGKLIVRSAGFSQSIQEALGRITLLNVDDKKEEEDLLKMLQYILKILSPVDTKAD